The Coprococcus phoceensis genomic sequence ATTATATGACTGTAGGAGATAAGGAAAAGATCTATACGGTAGATTACAGTGTGGTAAATGCAATGAATTTTGATTTGGATTCTATGCTTCAGAAAGAGACATTCCCAAGCATTGGATCAGATAATATCAAGAAGGTGACAATTACAAAAGCCGGCGAGACAACCGAGTATGATGCAGATAACAGTGATCAGTCAGATGATATCACAGCAATCGGCGGAAGACTTGGAGCAGCTTATTTTGTAGATTGCGTGGACTATTCTGTACAGGCGGACGAACTGGCTCAATATGGATTAGATGAGGCACAGCGCACAACAGTCACAGTCGTATATACAGACAGCGATGATAAAGAACAGACATTTACACTTTATGTAGGCGGAAGAGATGAGAGTGATGCCTATAATTATGTGCAGATGGATGGCTCGAAAATGGTTAATACGATGACAAAAGAGACTGTAAATAACATATTGAATATTGAAGAATAAGAAAAACGGAGGCTATTTGTATAGTCTCCGTTGATATACATATATTTAAAGTATGAACACATACATTACGATGAAATGACAGATACTTCCACCCATTACAAACAGATGAAAGATCTCGTGAGTCCCGAAATTTTTATGCCGGCTGTTAAATATTGGAAGTTTCAGTGCGTAAATAATTCCGCCAATGGTGTAGATGATACCACCTGCTAAAAGCCATCCGAATGCGGCGGGAGAAAGTGCGTTCAACAATTTTGTAAAGGCGAGAACACATGTCCAGCCCATTCCGATATACAGCACAGAAGAGAACCATTTCGGACAGTTGATCCAAAATGCTTTGATCAGTATTCCGAAGATTGCAATGCCCCATACGATGGAAAGAAGAATGATTCCGGTTGTTCCTTTTAAGACAAGCAGACAAATCGGAGTGTAGCTTCCGGCAATCAAAACGGATATCATCATGTGGTCAAATTTTTTCAGTCTTTTATTCACTTTTTCTGAGATATCAAGGGAATGATAAATCGTACTCGCTGCATATAATAAGATCATGCTGACCAAATAAATCGTAAGTGAGATAAGGTAAATTGGGCTTGGTTCATGGGCAGCTTTTATCAGTAATGGTATTCCGGCAAAAATTGCCATTAACATGCCGATAAAATGAGTGATTGCGCTTCCCGGGTCTTTTAAATGCTTTTTATTCATAAGTCATACCTCCTGGTGATGAAAAATATTATATGTAGTAATTAATACTATGTTAAGTATATGTATATATTACACCTGATATGTATAAATAGCAAGTTAAATTTGACAAAAGCGTTTTGCTCTGTTATGATGTTACCCAGAAACTTTGTGAATACCCTTTACTTGGTGGCAAGTGAAGGGTATTTTTATTGAATGATAGGAAATTCCTTTGGAATCCTATCATTCAATAAATGCACACCGCGCGAAGATTACGCTACTGCGCAATCTTTTTTAAATAGAAAGGATATAAAATATGGGAAATATGAATTTTGAGAATCTCGGACTTTGTTCAGAGATTCAAAAAGCAGTAAAATACATGGGATTTGAGGAGGCGTCGCCAATTCAGGCAAAAGCAATTCCGGTTATTTTGGAAGGAAAAGATATCATTGGTCAGGCGCAGACAGGAACCGGAAAGACAGCGGCATTCGGGATTCCACTTTTACAGAAAGTCGATCCGAAAAACAAAAAGCTGCAAGGGATTGTTCTTTGCCCGACAAGAGAACTCGCAATACAGGTGGCGGATGAGATTCGAAATCTGGCAAAATATATGCATGGAATTAAAGTGCTTCCAATCTATGGAGGGCAGGAGATTGTAAAACAGATCCGTTCTCTGAAAAGTGGGACACAGATTATTATCGGTACGCCGGGGCGTGTGATGGATCACATGAGACGAAAGACGATCAAGATGGATCAGGTGCACACGGTTGTCCTTGATGAGGCAGACGAGATGCTCAATATGGGATTTCGCGAAGATATTGAGACGATTTTAAGCGGAGTGCCGGAAGAAAGACAGACAGTTTTGTTCTCAGCGACAATGCCAAAAGCAATTATGGAGATTACAAAAAAATTCCAAAAGAATGCCCAAGTGGTGAAAGTGACAAAAAAAGAGCTCACAGTTCCGAATATCGAGCAGTTTTACTATGAAGTAAGACCAAAGAATAAGGAAGAGGTGTTAACTCGTCTTTTAGATATTTATACACCAAAGCTTTCTGTTATTTTCTGTAATACGAAAAAGCAGGTGGACCTTCTTGTGACCGCATTGCTTGGAAGAGGATATTTTGCGGCGGGACTTCACGGTGATATGAAGCAGGCGCAGCGTGACCGTGTGATGCAGGGATTCCGAAGTGGGAAGACAGACATTCTTGTTGCGACCGACGTGGCAGCCAGAGGAATTGACGTAGATGAAGTAGAAGCAGTATTTAACTATGACTTGCCGCAGGATGATGAATATTATGTACACCGTATCGGGAGAACGGGGCGTGCGGGAAGAGTCGGACGTTCGTTTTCATTTGTATCCGGAAAAGAAGTGTATAAACTGAAAGAGATTCAGAGATATTGTAAGACGAAGATTTATGCACAAAAGGTTCCGTCATTGGACGATGTTGCGAACACAAAGATGGAGAATATTTTGGAGGACATTGACCGCATTATCGAGACAGAAGATCTGACAGCGATGGTCAATGCAATCGAGAGCAAAGTAAATGGCTCTGATTACACAGCGATGGACATTGCGGCTGCATTCTTGAAAATGTGTACGGGAATGACGATGGGCGATGACGGTTCAGCGGAGGATATGGACTTTGGTGACACCGGAGCAGAAGAGCCTGGAATGGTACGTTTGTTTATCAATATTGGAAAAAAGCAAAAAGCAAAACCGGGAGATATTCTTGGAGCGCTTGCGGGCGAGACCGGAATGCCTGGAAAACTCATCGGTACCATCGATATGTTTGACAAATATACATTTGTAGAGGTTCCGAGAGAGTATGCGAAAGACGTTCTGCATGCGATGCAGAATGCAAAAATCAAAGGAAAATCGATTGCCATAGAACCGGCGAACCAAAAATAAATAAACTGGACTGGTTAAAAACTCAAAAACTGGTATTTTTAAATATACCAGAATGATGTTAGTATAGTACCTAACTTAAGTAAGGAAAGGGGTATACAACATGGAAAAAAAGAATGAGACAATGATAAAATTAGCACAGACTGCTTTGGTGGCGGCGTTATGTTATGTGACCTTTACATTTTTGCAGATCAAGATACCGATGCCTGGTGGAGATGCCACATCACTGCATCTGGGAAATGCGGTATGTGTACTTGGGGCACTGCTGTTAGGCGGCTGGTATGGCGGACTTGCAGGAGCTATCGGAATGTCTATTGCAGATATTATGGATCCGGTTTATATTACAGTTGCACCAAAGACATTTGTATTAAAGTTATGCATCGGTCTGATTGTCGGACTTGTGGCGCATCGCATTGCCAAGATCAATGAGAGCAGTGATAAGAAGTATGTGCTCAGATGGAGTGTGATTGCATCTGTTGCAGGGCTTGGATTCAATGTAATCGCAGATCCGCTTGTAGGTTATTTTTATAAACAGTGGATACTGGGACAGCCGCAGGAGATGGCGGAGGTGCTTGCGAAATGGAGCACGGCGACCACATTCGTAAATGCAGTGGTATCAGTCATTCTGGTCGGTGTTGTATATAATGCGCTCAGACCGGTATTGCTTCGCAGCGGACTTATTCATATGAAGAGAAAGGCTGTTTAACTATGAGGCAGAGTAGTACGATAAACTTAAAGACGATTGTGACGGCTGGTTTTTTTGCCGCAGTTACATTTCTTGGGATACAGATGTTTCGGATTCCGCTTCCGGCAGCAGTTGGGACACCATTTGTACATTTTGGACATATTTTTGTTGTGCTGGGTGTGCTGCTGCAAGGCGGGAAGAAAGGTGCAGTATCAGGAACGATCGGACTTGTATTATTTGATCTGTTAAACGGATACGTGCAGGCGATTCCACAGGTTTTTATAGAGACAATTGTGAAGTGCCTGATCCTCGGTGCCATTTTAAAACACTTTGTCAAAGGGAAAGATGATAAGAAGACAGAATACCGGGCTGTCACGATCGGCGTGTTCGTGTACGCTGTGATGAATATTGTGATTGAATTTGTGATGGGAACGATTACACTTTTGATTGCGGGAAGTGGAGTGAATGCGGCACTTTTGGGAGCGCTCACTTCAATCCCTGCCACAGTGATAAACGCAGCGTTTATGGTCGGCGTGGTGCTTCTTATTTACAGACCGATAGGAAGGATATATAAAAAGTACTTCCATTAGCAGGCGCATCTGTGATTTCCAGATTAGTTCCCATATGGTCAGCTAACATTTACTCTATGATCCTGTAGTTCAGCGGAAAGCTGAATTACAGGATTTTTTTGAATTATAGGAAAATCCTTTGGAATCCTATAATTCAAAAAATGCACTTCGTGCAAAGATGCGCAGCTCGCGGGGGTGAAATTATCACTGCGTGAACCGCTCGCGCGCGAAGATTGCGCTATTGCGCAATCTTTTTTTAGATTTCACTTCATAACAGGGAAGAAGAACTTTTGAAAAAATTAAATTAACATACTTTTTGCAAAAAACAATTCTGAATTTAACAAATATCTTTTACAATTCTCTCGTAGTGCGTTTATTTAGGAGGAAAACAAATATGAAAAAAGTATGGAAAAGAGGAGCAGCGTTTGCATTAGCAGCATCTGTAGCCTACTCGCAAAATGTTATGAGTTTAGTTTACTCAGCAGATAAAAATAGTGATAGCGTGGAATGGAATACGGATGCAGAGGTTTCTGTAGAGTACCTGACACTTCAGCCGGGGGAGACGGATTCGGCTGTGAATCTGAATTGGTATGCGCCGACAGGAACGGAGAAAGCGATTGTGAAATTTGGGGATCGGATAGTGGAAGTATCTGTGGAGGAACTTCATACACCGACAAAGGTAGACAAAAACAAATATACTGACACTGGGAAAATGGTATGTAAAGCAACAGTTGACGGGCTTACAAAAGATACGGAATATCAGTATCAGGTGTCCTATGATGATGGGAAAACATGGTCGGAAATCAATAGCTATAAGACAGCAAAAGAAAATGAGTTTAAGTTTGGCTTCACAAGTGATCCTCAAATCAAGGAAAATGGAGAGAGCAACAAAGAAGGATGGAACTCATCTGATGGTACGAACCAGACCGGTTGGGCAACTATGCTGGATAAGCTGATGCAGGAGAATGTAAATCTGGTTGTATCTGCCGGAGATCAGGTGGAAGATCAAAGTTGGGGAAAGTCAAGTGAATATGCCGCATTTTTTGCACCGAAGGAGATGTCCTCGATTCTTTATGCTCCGGCGGTTGGAAATCATGACAGACATTATATGTTTGCAGATCATTTTAATCTGCCAAATGAAATGCTTGTAGATGGAAGTGAAGGCGTGCTCAGCCAGGTGAAGACAACATTTCGTGGGCAGAACAGTGGGACGAGTCAAAGTCATGGAAACTATATTCAGGCAACGGCAGATGAAATTGCGAACCAATCTGAGTCAAACGGAGTGACGCCAAATGCAGAAGGACAATATGACTTTACCGAGAGAAGAGAGATGGAGACAAAAGGTAATTATTATTATCTGTACGATAATGTACTTTTTGTAACTTTAAATACAGGGGCATATCCGGGTGGCAACGATGCGGAAAATGCAGGACAGTATCAGTGGCTGATTGTAACACATCACAAATCTACACAGACAGTGGCAAAGCATGCCGCAGACTCCGATATTGAGAACTATGTAGATGGAGGATTTGAAAAAGTCATGGATGAGTTTGATGTGGATTTTGTACTGGGAGGACATGATCATGTATATTCCAGAAGTTATGTTTTAAAAGACGGACAGCGCAATTCAGAGCGCCTGGATAC encodes the following:
- a CDS encoding ECF transporter S component, whose product is MEKKNETMIKLAQTALVAALCYVTFTFLQIKIPMPGGDATSLHLGNAVCVLGALLLGGWYGGLAGAIGMSIADIMDPVYITVAPKTFVLKLCIGLIVGLVAHRIAKINESSDKKYVLRWSVIASVAGLGFNVIADPLVGYFYKQWILGQPQEMAEVLAKWSTATTFVNAVVSVILVGVVYNALRPVLLRSGLIHMKRKAV
- a CDS encoding ECF transporter S component; amino-acid sequence: MRQSSTINLKTIVTAGFFAAVTFLGIQMFRIPLPAAVGTPFVHFGHIFVVLGVLLQGGKKGAVSGTIGLVLFDLLNGYVQAIPQVFIETIVKCLILGAILKHFVKGKDDKKTEYRAVTIGVFVYAVMNIVIEFVMGTITLLIAGSGVNAALLGALTSIPATVINAAFMVGVVLLIYRPIGRIYKKYFH
- a CDS encoding DEAD/DEAH box helicase, with amino-acid sequence MGNMNFENLGLCSEIQKAVKYMGFEEASPIQAKAIPVILEGKDIIGQAQTGTGKTAAFGIPLLQKVDPKNKKLQGIVLCPTRELAIQVADEIRNLAKYMHGIKVLPIYGGQEIVKQIRSLKSGTQIIIGTPGRVMDHMRRKTIKMDQVHTVVLDEADEMLNMGFREDIETILSGVPEERQTVLFSATMPKAIMEITKKFQKNAQVVKVTKKELTVPNIEQFYYEVRPKNKEEVLTRLLDIYTPKLSVIFCNTKKQVDLLVTALLGRGYFAAGLHGDMKQAQRDRVMQGFRSGKTDILVATDVAARGIDVDEVEAVFNYDLPQDDEYYVHRIGRTGRAGRVGRSFSFVSGKEVYKLKEIQRYCKTKIYAQKVPSLDDVANTKMENILEDIDRIIETEDLTAMVNAIESKVNGSDYTAMDIAAAFLKMCTGMTMGDDGSAEDMDFGDTGAEEPGMVRLFINIGKKQKAKPGDILGALAGETGMPGKLIGTIDMFDKYTFVEVPREYAKDVLHAMQNAKIKGKSIAIEPANQK
- the trhA gene encoding PAQR family membrane homeostasis protein TrhA — protein: MNKKHLKDPGSAITHFIGMLMAIFAGIPLLIKAAHEPSPIYLISLTIYLVSMILLYAASTIYHSLDISEKVNKRLKKFDHMMISVLIAGSYTPICLLVLKGTTGIILLSIVWGIAIFGILIKAFWINCPKWFSSVLYIGMGWTCVLAFTKLLNALSPAAFGWLLAGGIIYTIGGIIYALKLPIFNSRHKNFGTHEIFHLFVMGGSICHFIVMYVFIL
- a CDS encoding DUF4340 domain-containing protein — protein: MKKYKSLIILLAVLVVLVVAYVVTGQLKKKSAEKENEEKQIAVLDMSDITSIQYTNGTDTMSFIKEDGTWYSESDKEFPLQQSSLKTMAETFGTLSANRELTDGDTLADYGLEEPQYTITLKNADGEEQNIYIGNAAGEDYYMTVGDKEKIYTVDYSVVNAMNFDLDSMLQKETFPSIGSDNIKKVTITKAGETTEYDADNSDQSDDITAIGGRLGAAYFVDCVDYSVQADELAQYGLDEAQRTTVTVVYTDSDDKEQTFTLYVGGRDESDAYNYVQMDGSKMVNTMTKETVNNILNIEE